In Papaver somniferum cultivar HN1 chromosome 1, ASM357369v1, whole genome shotgun sequence, a genomic segment contains:
- the LOC113338405 gene encoding polyribonucleotide nucleotidyltransferase 2, mitochondrial-like, with the protein MALSLALGRRSNLKCFSVVSSTLNWRIGGLGLGRRGYNTSLPEVVPFKEEFEIGSYRVSFETSCPPDDQQSGDVVLTSQYIGKEEDPSSLFRLKENNLLSTKVFSTVSASPLLPDVIPRSSPRIKVDYQGNQFPTNDGVSQSFMPRESARIIRTPIRPLFPAHFYHDVEVMARVLCCDGEQNADVMAANATSAALMLSDIPWGGPIGVVRIARVWGEFVINPSRNELYFGDLDLVYACNGDHQTLMADAQAREVTEKDLKQALQLAHQQAVKYLDPQTALVKKAGKHKKDYTLTMLKESTIQKIMSLVEAPFEAFFPDSENEKTQIKGDKVLGKITRDAKRVLGVGKHDEEVKVLPNINIRKKMIGGEESLVKLTEDVKRILEVEEHNDEEKKKAKMVDMLKKKAFHRWISEKDLRVDGRRLDNVRRLKCEYSKVSELEGSSQFACGLTQVTCTVTQRRPTKDEAKNMGGNHPLLRFPRFLYNSPPFRVDGNWKLGDCNSYDARDGDFVEKALVVLLPVEYNFPYVVCVDSEAIHSDGSVSTATICGGSVALMASGVPLKKHVAGVSVGTVSEVYPTDGKMNNYRILTDLSSLEEHLVDMNFKVAGSRDGITAIRLDLNVAGVPLGIICGCLGPALKGCLEVLDTMDQKISNPIYCTSDDWGWSDATVVAYRLPTKSIERLTVSNGAWQRDFERKTGTRISLTKNGAVTIAAKNETSHLLARQKVENIIAHEVEFGRLHEDEATLMKSYVEISAEQVERAYM; encoded by the exons ATGGCGCTGTCATTAGCACTAGGAAGAAGATCAAATCTCAAGTGCTTCTCAGTGGTTTCGAGTACGCTCAACTGGAGGATCGGGGGATTAGGATTAGGAAGAAGAGGATACAACACTAGTCTCCCAGAAGTAGTTCCATTTAAGGAAGAATTCGAGATTGGTTCTTACCGTGTTAGTTTTGAAACAAGCTGCCCTCCTGATGATCAGCAATCTGGTGATGTTGTATTGACGTCACAATACATTGGAAAAGAGGAGGACCCATCATCGTTGTTTCGATTGAAAGAAAATAATCTTTTATCTACCAAAGTCTTCTCAACTGTTTctgcctctcctcttcttcctgatGTCATCCCGCGCTCTTCGCCCCGCATAAAG GTTGATTACCAAGGAAACCAGTTTCCTACTAATGACGGTGTCAGTCAGTCTTTCATGCCGAGGGAGAGTGCTCGTATTATTCGGACACCTATTCGTCCTCTTTTTCCAGCACACTTTTACCATGATGTGGAG GTTATGGCAAGAGTTCTATGTTGCGACGGAGAACAAAATGCAGATGTAATGGCTGCCAATGCTACATCTGCAGCTCTTATGCTATCTGACATTCCTTGGGGTGGCCCAATTGGGGTTGTGCGTATAGCAAGGGTATGGGGAGAATTTGTTATTAATCCATCAAGGAATGAG CTTTACTTTGGTGACCTCGACTTGGTTTATGCCTGCAATGGAGATCATCAAACTCTAATGGCAGACGCTCAAGCTCGTGAGGTTACGGAGAAAGATCTAAAACAGGCGCTACAGCTAGCACATCAACAG GCTGTAAAATATCTTGACCCTCAAACTGCATTGGTTAAAAAAGCTGGGAAGCATAAGAAGGATTACACATTAACAATGCTCAAGGAGAGTACCATTCAGAAAATCATGAGCTTGGTGGAAGCACCATTCGAAGCTTTCTTTCCTGATTCTGAAAATGAAAAG ACTCAGATCAAGGGGGACAAAGTTTTGGGCAAAATTACAAGAGATGCAAAAAGAGTGTTGGGGGTGGGGAAACACGATGAAGAGGTGAAGGTTCTTCCAAATATCAACATACGAAAGAAAATG ATTGGGGGTGAGGAATCTCTGGTCAAACTTACAGAAGATGTAAAAAGAATACTGGAAGTGGAAGAGCACAAtgatgaagagaaaaaaaaagctaaGATGGTTGACATGCTAAAAAAAAAG GCTTTCCACAGGTGGATTAGTGAGAAGGATCTTAGAGTTGATGGGAGGCGTCTTGACAATGTTAGGCGGTTAAAATGTGAATATTCTAAAGTCTCAGAACTGGAGGGATCATCACAATTTGCTTGTGGGCTGACTCAG GTTACATGCACAGTGACACAAAGAAGACCAACAAAGGATGAAGCTAAAAATATGGGTGGAAATCATCCCCTTCTCCGTTTCCCTAGATTTTTGTACAATAGTCCACCCTTCAGAGTTGATGGAAACTGGAAATTAGGTGATTGCAATAGTTATGATGCACGGGACG GCGATTTTGTGGAGAAAGCTTTGGTTGTGCTGCTACCTGTAGAATATAACTTTCCATATGTTGTTTGTGTCGACTCAGAAGCTATACATTCTGATGGTTCAGTCTCTACAGCCACTATTTGTGGGG GGAGTGTTGCTTTAATGGCTTCTGGTGTCCCTCTAAAGAAACATGTGGCTGGTGTTTCAGTGGGCACCGTCAGTGAAGTTTATCCCACTGATGGAAAGATGAACAATTACCGAATACTGACAGATCTATCA AGTTTAGAGGAGCATCTAGTGGACATGAACTTCAAAGTTGCAGGCTCGCGAGATGGAATTACAGCAATTCGATTGGATTTAAATGTAGCTGGTGTTCCTTTAGGTATCATCTGTGGCTGCTTAGGACCTGCATTAAAAGGTTGCCTTGAAGTCCTTGATACGATGGACCAAAAGATCAGTAATCCTATTTATTGTACTTCAGATGATTGGGGTTGGAGTGACGCGACAGTAG TTGCATATAGGCTTCCCACTAAGTCTATTGAACGCTTGACTGTATCTAATGGTGCATGGCAGAGGGATTTCGAACGGAAAACAG GAACAAGGATTTCGTTGACGAAAAATGGAGCGGTTACAATAGCTGCAAAGAATGAAACAAGTCATTTGCTAGCTAGGCAAAAG GTTGAAAATATTATTGCGCATGAGGTTGAATTTGGAAGGCTACATGAAGACGAGGCAACCCTAATGAAGAGCTACGTGGAAATATCAGCTGAGCAG GTTGAAAGAGCATATATGTAG